The genomic DNA ATGCAGATGTGCTAGGTAAGAGGGGTGCTGGGCGTCCTAAGAAGGAAGAAGAAGAGAAGGACCACAGCCATGTCGAAGAGAAACTAGCCACTGTATTGTCCATTGTGAACGGAGTTAAATAATGCCATTTATGTCCGGCGGGAAACGTGATTACAAGAAGCAGTATGAAAAGTATGATGGCAAACCCTCTGTAGTTAAGGATAGGGCAAAGCGTAACAAAGCCCGCGCCCAGATGGAAAAAGAGGGTAAGGTTAGTAAGGGAGATGGTAAGGATGTTGACCACAAAAAGCCACTTAAACGGGGTGGTTCTACTAGCCGCAGCAATTTGCGTGTTCAAGATAGGGCTGTTAACCGTAGTGTTGCAAAAACTAAGGGTAATAAAATGAAGGGTAATGGATGAGTAATCCTAATTTAGTTCGGGACAATAACGGTGGCGCTGTACAAGCCCTCCTTCCCGACACCACTGTTAGTGGTGCCTCTAGTGGCTCTAGTAGTCGCCTAGCCCTTCCTACCTCTACTAGCTTGGTACGGCTGGCCTCTAGTGTGGATGTATATGTAGAGTTGGGTGGGGCTGGTGTTAATGCCACCTCCTCCTCTATGCTATTCCCTGCGGGTGCAGAAGTGTTCTCTGTATTCCCTGCCTCCATTACGCACGTTGCCTTCCTATTAGTAGGGGCAACCCCCGGTGTCTTCTCTGCCACTAAGATGGTGTAATTAGGGCTTATTAATATGTTCAAATCTATTCGTATTTGGTGTCAATCTAAATATCTTTCTTTCAAACTTAAAACTGGTATTGCTAAAAGGGGTCGTCAATGAAGTTGCTTATTACGCTGCGTACTTTCTGGGAAGAGGTTAAGCTGCGCTGCCGCGTGCTGTGGGCTGCTGCTTCGTCCCCTTGGGGTGGTGAGATTACCCCTGTGGGGCGGCTGTATGCCACCCGCATTCGCAATGGCAAGGAAGAGGAGTTGGGCCTCATCTCTACAAAAGTAGTCACTACGGCTGGTGTTAACTACTTGGTTGATGGC from Candidatus Obscuribacterales bacterium includes the following:
- a CDS encoding HNH endonuclease signature motif containing protein; translated protein: MPFMSGGKRDYKKQYEKYDGKPSVVKDRAKRNKARAQMEKEGKVSKGDGKDVDHKKPLKRGGSTSRSNLRVQDRAVNRSVAKTKGNKMKGNG